CACCTGCCCGCGCAGGAGGTCACGGAGTTCGTTCAGCTTGCCGGCGTTGCGGGTGGCGAGCACCAGCCGGGCACCGTCGGGAACGGTGTACTCGGGGGCCGTCACAGGATGCCGTCCAGGGTTTCCCCGAGCGTCTCCCGCTGGATCGCGGCAAGCTGGCTCGTGCCGATCAGGGCCAGGTCCAGGAGACGGTTCAGCTCGTCCCGGTCGAACGGCGCGCCCTCGGCCGTGCCCTGGACCTCCACGAACTTGCCGCCACCGGTGACCACCACGTTCATGTCGGTCTCGGCGCGCACATCCTCCACATACGGCAGGTCCAGCATCGGCACGCCGTCGATGATGCCCACGGAGACCGCGGCGATCGTGTCGGTCAGCGGCTTGGCCTTCGGGGCGATGAGCTTGTTCTCCCGCGCGAAGCGGATGGACTCGGCGAGCGCCACGAAGGCGCCGGTGATCGCCGCGGTGCGGGTGCCGCCGTCGGCCTGGAGCACGTCGCAGTCCAGGACGATGGTGTTCTCGCCCAGTGCCTTGGTGTCGATGATGGAGCGCAGCGAACGGCCGATGAGCCGGGAGATCTCGTGCGTGCGACCGCCGATCTTGCCCTTCACGGACTCACGGTCGGAACGCGTGTTGGTGGCACGGGGCAGCATGGCGTACTCGGCCGTGACCCAGCCGCGGCCCTCCCCCTTGAGCCAGCGCGGCACCCCTTCGGTCAGGGACGCGGTGCACAGCACCCGGGTGTTGCCGAACTCGATCAGCGCGGACCCTTCGGCCTGGTTGGACCAGCCGCGGGTGATGCTGATGGGCCTCAGCTGCTCGGGGCTGCGCCCGTCGGCGCGCACCACGGTGGCGGGCAGGGATGACTCGTTCGAAAGGTTGGGGGTCATGACACCAAGCCTATCGCGGGCGGTCAGAGCTCGTAATGCACGCCCGCCACGGCCACCGAGACCCCGCCGCCGAAGACTTCCTTGGCCTCCGCGAGCACGGTGTTCGCGTCCGTCCAGACCGGGATGTGCGTCAGGAGGAGCCGCTTGGCCTCCGCTTCGACGGCCGCTTCGCCTGCCCTCTTGCCGGTCAGATGCACGTCCTTGATCGCGTCGTCCCGGCCCTCCTGGAAGGCCGCCT
The nucleotide sequence above comes from Arthrobacter woluwensis. Encoded proteins:
- the rph gene encoding ribonuclease PH, encoding MTPNLSNESSLPATVVRADGRSPEQLRPISITRGWSNQAEGSALIEFGNTRVLCTASLTEGVPRWLKGEGRGWVTAEYAMLPRATNTRSDRESVKGKIGGRTHEISRLIGRSLRSIIDTKALGENTIVLDCDVLQADGGTRTAAITGAFVALAESIRFARENKLIAPKAKPLTDTIAAVSVGIIDGVPMLDLPYVEDVRAETDMNVVVTGGGKFVEVQGTAEGAPFDRDELNRLLDLALIGTSQLAAIQRETLGETLDGIL